The following are encoded together in the Oreochromis aureus strain Israel breed Guangdong linkage group 18, ZZ_aureus, whole genome shotgun sequence genome:
- the LOC116316975 gene encoding transmembrane protein 275, with product MVIADRNTGTPVPKKEPQKKRKSRPHGLPSPALCCACGLCIMLAGLNITLVGAFAFSTLMPSANPPIIIGPILLLVAFSFFGACCVCSRLPPPHSSRRSKAGGRGAGLMGHGGLAGGAAFEIETSEHTLQDTTAVQLSPTSSPASSQASSSEKEAPDADAALPGPCKLFTMETNGPSCVSATAVYSASAAAGGEVKLNLPREEVVT from the coding sequence ATGGTCATCGCTGATAGAAACACCGGCACCCCTGTGCCTAAAAAGGAGCCCCAGAAGAAAAGGAAGTCTCGCCCTCATGGCCTGCCCTCTCCGGCACTCTGCTGTGCTTGTGGCCTATGCATCATGCTGGCTGGACTCAACATCACCCTGGTGGGAGCATTTGCCTTCAGCACACTGATGCCTTCTGCCAACCCCCCAATCATCATCGGACCTATCCTGCTGCTGGTGGCCTTTTCCTTTTTCGGAGCGTGTTGTGTGTGCAGTCGACTCCCGCCTCCACACAGCTCACGGAGGTCCAAGGCTGGGGGCAGAGGGGCTGGTTTGATGGGACACGGCGGGCTGGCTGGCGGGGCAGCATTTGAAATAGAGACCAGCGAGCACACGCTGCAGGACACTACAGCTGTGCAGCTGAGCCCCACATCCTCCCCTGCATCATCCCAGGCATCCAGCTCAGAAAAGGAGGCTCCTGATGCTGATGCAGCCCTGCCGGGACCTTGCAAGCTCTTCACCATGGAGACAAACGGCCCGTCTTGTGTTTCTGCCACCGCAGTCTACTCAGcctccgcagcagcaggagggGAGGTGAAGCTCAACCTGCCACGTGAAGAAGTGGTCACCTAG